Proteins encoded in a region of the Ziziphus jujuba cultivar Dongzao chromosome 3, ASM3175591v1 genome:
- the LOC107430672 gene encoding G-type lectin S-receptor-like serine/threonine-protein kinase At4g27290 has product MAIDIISVTQSISENSNLVSKYGRFELGFFSPGSSKRRYVGIWYKNIPGKTVVWVAKHQNSINDFSRTSMMNRTTHLILLVLRNEKDDNSQNYLWQNFDHLSGTLLPGMKLGWDLKTDLDWHLVSWTNPDDPSSGNCLRGNSYNLQSIMWKGLKNANGERNVKMVVEVLAVVFMVCGMFLLAHYICEVRARKGLGGTSERLKNQNNEDETENMEVLFFNLDKIIKATSNFSSGNKLEEGSFEPVYKTLEWLVTFNGDQSEGNAKRMVGT; this is encoded by the exons ATGGCGATTGACATTATTTCTGTAACTCAGTCCATCAGTGAGAACAGCAACTTAGTTTCCAAATATGGAAGATTTGAACTGGGTTTCTTCAGTCCTGGTAGTTCCAAAAGGAGGTATGTCGGAATTTGGTACAAGAATATTCCAGGCAAAACTGTTGTTTGGGTGGCTAAGCATCAGAACTCAATCAATGATTTTTCAAGGACATCAATGATGAACAGAACCACCCATCTTATCCTTCTAG TACTAAGAAATGAGAAAGATGACAACTCACAGAACTATTTGTGGCAGAATTTTGATCATCTTAGTGGTACTTTATTACCAGGTATGAAGCTGGGATGGGATTTGAAAACTGATCTTGATTGGCATCTAGTATCATGGACAAACCCTGATGACCCTTCTTCGGGAAACTGCCTGCGGGGTAACAGTTATAATCTCCAATCTATCATGTGGAAAGGCTTAAAGAA TGCAAATGGTGAGCGTAACGTGAAGATGGTTGTAGAGGTTTTGGCTGTCGTTTTTATGGTATGTGGGATGTTCTTGCTTGCTCATTATATTTGCGAAGTCAGAGCAAGGAAAGGCTTAGGAG GTACCAGTGAAAGACTAAAGAATCAGAACAATGAAGATGAAACGGAGAACATGGAGGTGCTATTCTTTAACCTAGATAAGATTATTAAGGCAACTAGCAACTTTTCAAGTGGTAACAAGCTCGAGGAAGGCAGCTTTGAACCTGTTTACAAG acTTTGGAATGGCTAGTAACTTTTAATGGAGATCAAAGTGAAGGGAATGCAAAGAGAATGGTTGGAACATAG